One Deltaproteobacteria bacterium DNA segment encodes these proteins:
- a CDS encoding NAD(P)H-dependent oxidoreductase subunit E, which translates to MKEHVDIDDIIERYPGKPESLIFLLQDIQAAYNYVSPEAMTLVCDHVGVPLTQAYAVATFYQSFSLEPKGEHEIRVCLGTACHLKGAGRIVSELERRLGIKAGETTKDLKYSLDTVNCLGACALAPVSVVDSDYQPNTTTPKLVKLLDKLASE; encoded by the coding sequence ATCAAGGAACATGTGGACATTGATGATATCATAGAACGATATCCGGGAAAGCCGGAATCATTAATATTTCTCCTCCAAGATATTCAGGCTGCCTATAACTATGTCTCCCCCGAGGCCATGACTCTGGTCTGTGACCATGTAGGCGTCCCCTTAACCCAGGCTTATGCGGTGGCCACGTTTTACCAGTCTTTCAGTCTGGAACCCAAAGGAGAACACGAGATTCGGGTCTGTCTGGGAACGGCCTGCCATCTGAAGGGGGCCGGGCGTATCGTCTCCGAATTGGAAAGGCGATTGGGTATTAAGGCCGGCGAAACAACCAAGGACCTGAAATATTCATTAGATACCGTTAATTGCCTGGGGGCCTGCGCCCTGGCACCGGTTTCCGTTGTCGATAGTGACTATCAACCTAATACCACGACCCCGAAGCTTGTTAAGCTACTCGACAAACTGGCCTCGGAATAA